The proteins below come from a single Dehalococcoidia bacterium genomic window:
- a CDS encoding response regulator, which yields MNRYKILIVDDDPKILELIEAMLIPAGYYTVTLNDSTKMIDTVQKVQPDLILLDIMMPFEDGYTILNKLKKGPNRSNIPIIMVTALADEGNKVIAAIDGASAYITKPIDKEVLLETIARFIPDSES from the coding sequence ATGAACAGATACAAAATACTTATAGTCGACGATGATCCCAAAATACTGGAATTGATAGAAGCCATGCTGATACCGGCCGGCTATTACACGGTAACGCTTAACGATAGCACGAAAATGATCGATACTGTGCAAAAAGTCCAACCGGATCTCATCCTTCTGGACATCATGATGCCTTTCGAGGACGGCTACACAATACTGAATAAATTAAAAAAGGGGCCGAACAGGAGCAATATACCAATCATAATGGTTACGGCATTAGCGGATGAGGGCAATAAGGTTATTGCTGCAATAGACGGCGCCTCCGCGTATATAACCAAGCCTATTGATAAGGAAGTCTTACTGGAGACGATCGCTCGTTTCATTCCCGATTCGGAATCCTGA
- a CDS encoding tetratricopeptide repeat protein: MEEKIERLKNKLMTNKRTEATDLASAALIATGVTSYRDIVRYTNKVERLCEEINKFVASNDSDVDKAKVIFHWLWMSKPHRYKAQGHYKITDVIDAQTGRARNVGNCLGLTVLYNIIAQRFDIKVKATYLENAFGRGPHVFSILPAGKSTIDIENVFPNGFAYPGHLNPSERCVWGDEELIADVYNSMGNDLFAAGKRSRAIECYDKAIFLNPQYKKPYLNKGMALVELGRDDEACELFRRLPL, translated from the coding sequence ATGGAAGAGAAAATCGAACGTTTAAAGAATAAGCTGATGACCAATAAAAGGACGGAGGCTACCGACCTGGCATCTGCGGCTCTTATAGCTACAGGCGTTACCAGCTACAGAGACATCGTACGCTACACGAATAAGGTCGAACGACTCTGCGAAGAGATAAATAAGTTCGTCGCCAGCAACGACAGCGACGTCGACAAGGCCAAGGTTATCTTCCACTGGCTGTGGATGTCAAAACCGCACCGCTACAAGGCGCAGGGACACTACAAGATCACGGACGTCATCGATGCCCAGACAGGCCGCGCCAGGAACGTGGGAAACTGCCTGGGATTGACCGTCCTCTACAATATCATCGCGCAGCGCTTCGACATCAAGGTAAAGGCTACATATCTGGAAAACGCGTTCGGGCGCGGGCCACATGTCTTCAGCATACTGCCCGCCGGCAAGTCGACGATAGACATCGAGAACGTATTCCCAAACGGATTCGCCTATCCGGGGCATCTGAATCCGTCCGAGCGATGCGTCTGGGGCGATGAAGAACTCATCGCCGATGTTTACAACAGCATGGGGAACGACCTGTTCGCGGCAGGCAAGCGTTCGCGCGCCATCGAATGCTACGACAAAGCGATATTTTTGAACCCGCAATACAAGAAGCCATATCTCAATAAAGGCATGGCGCTGGTGGAGCTGGGGCGTGACGATGAGGCCTGTGAACTGTTCAGAAGGCTTCCTCTTTGA
- a CDS encoding helix-turn-helix domain-containing protein: MSITIEQKKYYRTKEACLKAGISKATFHRWIKQGIIKDNFAKDRRGWRLFSESDIEQIRMEVFKLNP, encoded by the coding sequence ATGTCCATTACTATCGAACAGAAAAAGTATTACCGCACAAAGGAAGCCTGCCTTAAAGCGGGAATAAGCAAGGCCACTTTCCATCGCTGGATCAAACAGGGGATTATCAAAGATAACTTTGCTAAGGACCGGCGGGGCTGGCGATTATTCTCAGAATCTGATATCGAACAGATAAGGATGGAAGTCTTTAAACTCAACCCCTAG